The following are encoded in a window of Haloarcula halophila genomic DNA:
- a CDS encoding uL15m family ribosomal protein yields the protein MTSKKRRQRGSRTHGGGSHKNNRGAGHRGGRGAAGRDKHEMHNHPPLGKSGFKRPQKVQEEVETVDVRELDEDAALLAADGVAEQDGDTYHIDVREVVEDGHDVDAVKVLGAGQVRNELSLVADDFSEGAREKIEAAGGETELTERGQERQAQKTDNESTEE from the coding sequence ATGACGAGCAAGAAACGACGACAGCGCGGTTCGCGCACGCACGGCGGCGGCTCACACAAGAACAACCGCGGGGCCGGTCACCGCGGTGGTCGCGGTGCGGCCGGTCGCGACAAGCACGAGATGCACAACCACCCGCCGCTGGGCAAGAGCGGGTTCAAGCGTCCCCAGAAGGTTCAGGAGGAGGTCGAGACGGTCGACGTCCGCGAACTCGACGAGGACGCCGCGTTGCTGGCCGCCGACGGCGTCGCCGAGCAAGACGGCGACACCTACCACATCGACGTCCGCGAGGTCGTCGAGGACGGTCACGACGTTGACGCCGTGAAAGTGCTGGGCGCCGGTCAGGTCCGCAACGAACTCAGCCTCGTGGCCGACGACTTCTCCGAGGGCGCTCGCGAGAAGATCGAGGCCGCAGGCGGCGAGACCGAACTGACCGAGCGCGGGCAGGAACGCCAGGCCCAGAAGACTGACAACGAGAGCACCGAGGAGTAA
- the rpmD gene encoding 50S ribosomal protein L30, translating to MHALVQIRGDVNMHTDIHDTLKMLNIHHVNHCTLVPETDTYNGMVTKVNDYVAYGEPSQETLELLLETRAEPEEGDADVDDEWVAENTDYDDIAGLAWALMSEETTLQEQGLSPTLRLHPPRGGHDGVKHPVKEGGELGKHDTEGIDELLEAMR from the coding sequence ATGCACGCGCTCGTCCAGATCCGTGGCGACGTCAACATGCACACGGACATCCACGACACGCTGAAGATGCTGAACATCCACCACGTCAACCACTGTACGCTCGTCCCCGAGACGGACACGTACAACGGCATGGTGACGAAGGTCAACGACTACGTCGCCTACGGCGAACCCAGCCAGGAGACGCTCGAACTGCTCCTGGAGACCCGTGCGGAACCCGAGGAGGGTGACGCCGATGTCGACGACGAGTGGGTCGCCGAGAACACCGACTACGACGACATCGCTGGGCTCGCGTGGGCGCTCATGTCCGAGGAGACGACGCTGCAAGAGCAGGGACTCTCCCCGACGCTCCGTCTGCACCCGCCACGTGGCGGCCACGACGGCGTCAAACATCCCGTCAAGGAGGGCGGCGAACTCGGGAAACACGACACCGAGGGAATCGACGAACTCCTGGAGGCGATGCGATAA
- a CDS encoding GNAT family N-acetyltransferase: protein MAAVQFRRYRREDADAVWKLHEWAMRAAGTEPADVPGTDDLRDVEGRYLDTGGEFLVGVLTGETAESDLPRTVDGRVAAIGGYLPNEVGHPDERRVPGAVELHRMRVAPPCQRRGVGRELLHRLEARAAEDGYELLLATTARRQAAAVEFYHEEGYENVSESIEGEYELLHFEKSL, encoded by the coding sequence ATGGCAGCCGTCCAGTTCCGCCGGTATCGCCGTGAAGACGCCGACGCCGTGTGGAAGCTCCACGAGTGGGCGATGCGGGCCGCGGGGACCGAGCCGGCAGACGTACCCGGGACCGACGACCTCAGAGACGTCGAGGGCCGGTATCTCGACACCGGCGGCGAGTTTCTGGTCGGTGTTCTCACAGGCGAGACCGCCGAGTCGGACCTCCCGCGGACAGTCGACGGCCGGGTCGCCGCCATCGGCGGCTACCTCCCCAACGAGGTCGGTCACCCAGACGAGCGGAGGGTCCCCGGTGCCGTCGAACTCCACCGGATGCGGGTCGCTCCCCCCTGTCAGCGACGCGGCGTCGGCCGGGAACTCCTCCACCGACTGGAGGCCCGCGCCGCCGAGGACGGGTACGAGTTGCTCCTGGCGACGACGGCACGGCGACAGGCCGCAGCGGTCGAGTTCTACCACGAAGAGGGGTACGAGAACGTCAGCGAATCGATCGAGGGCGAGTACGAACTCCTCCACTTCGAGAAGTCGCTGTGA
- a CDS encoding ABC transporter ATP-binding protein has protein sequence MSGPPAIETESLQKTYGSTTAVDGLDLTVGSATVYGFLGPNGAGKTTTMEMLTGLVEPTGGQARVAGVDSRNRPELVGEIGLLPEEPPLYDDLSGREQLQFAADVRSLDWDAVADRALELVERLGLAPDLDQRIEGYSKGMSQKLAFVQAVQHDPTVVFLDEPTSGLDPRAAKTLRVLVTELADSGTTVFLSTHILPVVEAIADTVGVLHEGRLVAEGPPDELADSAAGTDVPTGAGLEDVFLELTSEQPAPDR, from the coding sequence ATGAGTGGTCCTCCAGCGATCGAGACGGAGTCCCTCCAGAAGACGTATGGCTCGACGACGGCCGTCGACGGGCTCGATCTCACTGTCGGTTCGGCGACGGTATACGGTTTCCTGGGTCCCAACGGGGCCGGGAAGACGACGACGATGGAGATGCTCACCGGCCTCGTCGAACCGACCGGCGGACAGGCACGCGTCGCCGGGGTCGACAGCCGGAACCGACCGGAACTGGTCGGTGAGATCGGGTTGTTGCCGGAGGAGCCACCGCTGTACGACGACCTTTCGGGACGCGAACAGCTCCAGTTTGCGGCCGACGTACGCTCGCTCGACTGGGACGCCGTCGCGGACCGGGCACTGGAACTCGTCGAGCGGCTCGGACTCGCACCCGATCTGGACCAGCGTATCGAGGGCTATTCGAAGGGGATGTCCCAGAAGCTCGCGTTCGTCCAGGCGGTCCAGCACGACCCGACGGTCGTCTTTCTGGACGAGCCGACGAGCGGATTGGACCCGCGGGCGGCGAAGACGCTGCGGGTTCTAGTCACGGAACTGGCCGACAGCGGGACGACGGTGTTCCTCTCGACGCACATCCTCCCGGTCGTCGAAGCCATCGCCGACACCGTCGGCGTCCTCCACGAGGGACGCCTCGTCGCCGAGGGGCCACCGGACGAACTGGCCGACAGCGCCGCGGGAACGGACGTGCCGACCGGCGCGGGCCTCGAAGACGTCTTCCTCGAACTGACGAGCGAGCAGCCGGCACCGGATCGATGA
- a CDS encoding sensor domain-containing protein produces MTTRSTSDTFAQFVRIPFEETTYRRLAYLLLAGPLGFVYFVGATTGISTGLSLSTILIGLPILGLTLLAVTGAAWLEAHLSRALLDQETPVPTALSTFQRGLDDPETDVLAACKAFLVDPTTWTSLVVVLLKSVFGLVAFVALVIAGSVVPALLAAPLLYDDPTVTYQAGSLTVTTLPAALGLAGLGVLLGLVALHVLTALADLGGYLTDALLSVEQTDPTE; encoded by the coding sequence ATGACGACCCGATCGACCTCAGACACGTTCGCACAGTTTGTCCGTATCCCCTTCGAGGAGACGACCTACAGACGCCTCGCCTATCTCCTACTGGCCGGTCCGCTCGGTTTCGTGTACTTCGTCGGTGCGACCACCGGCATCTCGACGGGCCTGAGCCTCTCGACGATACTGATCGGCCTCCCGATCCTCGGCCTGACGCTGCTGGCCGTGACGGGTGCGGCCTGGCTGGAGGCACACCTCTCCCGGGCGCTGTTGGACCAGGAGACGCCAGTCCCGACCGCACTGTCGACGTTCCAGCGGGGGCTGGACGATCCCGAGACGGACGTACTAGCAGCCTGCAAGGCGTTTCTCGTCGACCCGACGACCTGGACGAGCCTCGTCGTCGTGCTGTTGAAGTCGGTGTTCGGCCTGGTTGCCTTCGTCGCACTCGTGATAGCCGGTTCGGTCGTCCCCGCACTGCTTGCCGCCCCACTGCTGTACGACGATCCGACGGTCACCTATCAGGCCGGGAGTCTCACCGTCACCACCCTGCCCGCAGCGCTCGGCCTGGCTGGACTCGGCGTGCTCCTCGGACTGGTGGCGTTGCACGTCCTGACCGCGCTGGCCGATCTGGGCGGGTATCTGACCGACGCGCTGCTCTCGGTCGAACAGACCGACCCCACGGAGTAA
- a CDS encoding 50S ribosomal protein L19e, with protein MTDLSAQKRLAADVLDVGKNRVWFNPDRQGDIADAITRDDVRELVDEGAIQAKDEKGNSRGRARERQEKRAYGHQKGAGSRKGKAGARQNEKEAWESRIRAQREKLRELRDDGTLSSSQYRDLYDKAGGGEFDSVADLERYIDANHGDE; from the coding sequence ATGACTGATCTCTCCGCACAGAAGCGACTCGCGGCAGACGTCCTCGACGTCGGGAAGAACCGCGTCTGGTTCAACCCCGACCGGCAGGGCGACATCGCGGACGCGATCACCCGCGATGACGTTCGCGAACTGGTCGACGAGGGCGCCATTCAGGCGAAAGACGAGAAGGGCAACTCCCGTGGCCGCGCCCGGGAGCGCCAGGAGAAACGCGCCTACGGCCACCAGAAGGGAGCCGGTTCCCGGAAGGGCAAGGCCGGCGCACGACAGAACGAGAAGGAAGCATGGGAGTCGCGCATCCGCGCACAGCGCGAGAAGCTGCGCGAACTCCGCGACGACGGCACGCTTTCGAGCTCGCAGTACCGCGACCTTTACGACAAGGCCGGCGGTGGCGAGTTCGACAGTGTCGCCGATCTCGAACGATATATCGACGCAAACCACGGTGACGAATAA
- a CDS encoding sensor domain-containing protein, with translation MSAGRQLRERLPTLRSLLLAPVRPRPYLRALYLFVAFPLGTVYFVVLVTGVTAAVPTVLVLVGVPLCVGVLLLARGLGLVERHLVTALLGVDVPAPAYGFLDGSVRERVVALVVDRFTWTELLYLFSVFAFGMGSFVFLVSSLAMSLTFVATPLYYDSAPGRVGIFPGEPIGLTQSLYIPWGDLLVGAEVGLTMSEWAVDSLPDAMAMSLVGFALLFVTLTLVDGIGWLWGQYARLMLSDDLRPLARLRDHLDDVGNTTNR, from the coding sequence ATGTCCGCCGGTCGTCAACTCCGCGAGCGTCTTCCGACCCTCAGATCGCTCCTCCTGGCCCCCGTTCGTCCCCGACCGTACCTCCGAGCACTGTATCTCTTCGTCGCCTTTCCGCTGGGAACCGTCTACTTCGTCGTGCTGGTGACGGGCGTGACGGCGGCCGTCCCGACGGTGCTCGTTCTCGTCGGCGTCCCGTTGTGCGTTGGCGTCCTGTTGCTCGCCCGCGGACTCGGACTGGTCGAGCGACACCTCGTCACCGCACTCCTCGGTGTCGACGTTCCGGCCCCGGCCTACGGCTTCCTGGATGGGTCGGTCCGCGAACGCGTGGTCGCACTCGTGGTCGATCGGTTTACCTGGACCGAACTGCTCTACCTGTTCAGCGTGTTCGCGTTCGGGATGGGATCGTTCGTCTTCTTGGTCAGCTCCCTCGCGATGTCCCTGACCTTCGTGGCGACGCCGCTGTACTACGACAGCGCTCCGGGACGGGTCGGTATCTTTCCCGGGGAGCCGATCGGACTCACACAGTCGCTGTATATCCCCTGGGGTGACCTCCTGGTCGGTGCGGAAGTCGGGCTCACGATGAGCGAGTGGGCTGTCGACTCGCTTCCCGACGCGATGGCGATGTCGCTCGTCGGGTTCGCCCTGTTGTTCGTGACGCTCACCCTCGTCGATGGGATCGGGTGGCTCTGGGGACAGTACGCACGGCTGATGCTCTCGGACGATCTCCGGCCGCTCGCCCGGCTCCGTGATCACCTCGACGACGTTGGAAACACAACAAATAGGTGA
- a CDS encoding ArsR/SmtB family transcription factor encodes MAQTHHPQTADRATEAPEETIKATELVALLDDDHAREIITAITDEAKSAREIVRECNSSRPTVYRRLNRLQEAGLVTTEMRYDSDGHHCKTFRLRYDSASIRLGTDGLCCTVEASDA; translated from the coding sequence ATGGCACAGACACACCACCCACAGACCGCCGACAGAGCCACAGAGGCACCCGAGGAGACGATCAAGGCGACCGAACTCGTCGCGCTGCTCGACGACGACCACGCCCGCGAGATCATCACTGCGATCACCGACGAGGCGAAGTCCGCCCGCGAGATCGTCAGGGAGTGCAACAGCTCCCGGCCGACGGTCTACCGGCGGCTCAACCGTCTTCAAGAGGCTGGGCTGGTCACCACGGAGATGCGCTACGACAGCGACGGCCACCACTGCAAGACGTTCAGACTCCGGTACGACTCCGCGTCGATCCGCCTCGGTACCGACGGACTGTGTTGTACTGTCGAAGCCAGTGACGCCTGA
- a CDS encoding sulfatase: MTDPSNVVLVTVDSLRADALNAGASPTLDRLADDGVVFEDAIAHGNWTPFSFPSILGSRPVFDEGPSIGVASSPTLAERLSDAGFATGGFNAANGFLTDHWGYDRGFDEFEPFVDSSGYSKYLAAHPTVQAWVQLGLSPFRRAATKLRGGDDDRPFADVSRLTDVEDHAKSFVGRTDDRFFLWVHYMDTHTPYVPAPRHLREVSDNRLGVARMLGSHLRTGLGWDVDEGRLATLRTLYDGTVRQVDESVSRILDALAAEGVADETAIVVAGDHGEEFLEHGHLAHYPKLYRELLEVPYFVSVPGGPSRRVREPVGLDTVAPTVCDLLGVDPAPEWAGQSVVPAFEGEPIDDSPVVSVAVRGESVTSQPIPRRRDDGELLVGVRDERWTYIEHTESDHHELYDRRTDPGEQTDISEAEHDGVDTTDVVDRLSAVVSDHVGALGDGSTDDELEESDEIAARLQALGYQ; the protein is encoded by the coding sequence ATGACCGACCCGTCGAACGTCGTCCTCGTCACGGTGGACTCGCTGCGGGCGGACGCACTGAATGCGGGGGCGTCACCGACCCTCGATCGCCTGGCCGACGACGGCGTCGTCTTCGAAGACGCTATCGCACACGGGAACTGGACGCCGTTTTCCTTCCCGTCGATCCTCGGCTCACGGCCGGTGTTCGACGAGGGACCCTCGATCGGGGTCGCGTCGTCCCCGACCCTGGCCGAGCGGCTCTCCGACGCCGGGTTCGCTACGGGGGGGTTCAACGCCGCCAACGGCTTTCTCACCGACCACTGGGGGTACGACCGCGGGTTCGACGAGTTCGAACCGTTCGTCGACAGTAGCGGGTACAGCAAGTACCTGGCAGCACATCCGACCGTCCAGGCGTGGGTCCAACTCGGCCTCTCACCGTTCCGGCGGGCGGCGACGAAACTCCGGGGCGGTGACGACGACCGCCCCTTCGCCGACGTGTCGCGACTGACCGACGTTGAGGACCACGCCAAGTCGTTCGTCGGACGGACGGACGACCGCTTCTTCCTGTGGGTCCACTACATGGACACCCACACGCCGTACGTCCCGGCACCACGGCACCTCCGTGAAGTCTCGGACAACCGACTCGGCGTCGCACGGATGCTCGGCTCACACCTCCGGACCGGGCTGGGCTGGGACGTCGACGAGGGCCGGCTCGCGACGCTGCGGACGCTGTACGACGGCACCGTTCGCCAGGTCGACGAGAGCGTCAGCCGCATCCTCGACGCGCTGGCGGCCGAGGGAGTCGCCGACGAGACGGCCATCGTCGTCGCGGGGGACCACGGCGAGGAGTTCCTCGAACACGGGCACCTCGCTCACTACCCGAAACTCTATCGCGAACTCCTCGAAGTCCCGTACTTCGTCTCCGTCCCCGGCGGACCGAGCCGTCGGGTGAGGGAACCGGTCGGACTCGACACCGTTGCGCCGACAGTGTGTGACCTCCTCGGTGTCGATCCCGCACCGGAGTGGGCGGGCCAGTCAGTCGTTCCTGCCTTCGAGGGCGAGCCGATCGACGACAGTCCCGTCGTCTCGGTCGCCGTGCGGGGCGAGTCGGTCACGAGCCAGCCGATCCCGCGCCGCCGTGACGACGGGGAGCTACTCGTCGGCGTCCGGGACGAGCGCTGGACTTACATCGAGCACACGGAGTCGGATCACCACGAGTTGTACGACCGTCGGACCGACCCCGGCGAACAGACCGATATCTCCGAGGCCGAACACGACGGGGTGGATACCACCGACGTCGTCGACCGCCTCTCGGCCGTCGTCTCGGACCACGTCGGGGCGCTCGGCGACGGTTCGACCGACGACGAACTGGAAGAGAGCGACGAGATAGCGGCACGCTTACAAGCCTTGGGCTACCAATAG
- a CDS encoding GtrA family protein, translating to MALAEGSLVRNPRLIRFFLVGLTAASIQTVLLWLFIEFGGLNYLVGAAIAIEITILLQYVLNNAWTFSHDRHTSRWEYLVGMSKTNLVRGSAIPLQLGLLYAFVNWAAAVPLLANGGAIALTGIYRYVLDARWTWG from the coding sequence ATGGCGCTCGCCGAAGGATCGCTCGTCCGGAACCCACGGCTGATCCGGTTTTTTCTCGTCGGCCTCACCGCGGCGTCGATCCAGACGGTCCTGCTGTGGTTGTTCATCGAGTTCGGCGGCCTGAACTACCTCGTGGGTGCGGCTATCGCGATCGAGATCACGATCCTGCTCCAGTACGTCCTCAACAACGCCTGGACGTTCAGCCACGACAGGCACACGTCCCGCTGGGAGTATCTGGTCGGGATGAGCAAGACCAACCTGGTCCGCGGGTCGGCGATCCCGCTCCAGCTCGGACTCCTGTATGCCTTCGTCAACTGGGCCGCTGCGGTCCCGCTCCTCGCAAACGGCGGTGCGATCGCGCTGACGGGCATCTACCGGTACGTCCTCGATGCCCGGTGGACCTGGGGCTGA
- a CDS encoding 50S ribosomal protein L18, protein MATGPRYKVPMRRRREARTDYHQRLRLLKSGKPRLVARKSNKHVRAQLVTVGPDGDRTLASAHSSDLAEYGWEAPTGNMPSAYLTGLLAGLRAQEAGVEEAVLDIGLNTPTPGCKVFAIQEGAIDAGLEVPHNDDVLADWQRTRGAHIAEYAEQLDDPLYSGDFDAADLPEHFDETRETLLEGDIEL, encoded by the coding sequence ATGGCGACAGGACCACGATACAAGGTGCCGATGCGGCGACGCCGCGAGGCCCGTACCGATTACCATCAGCGGTTGCGCCTGCTGAAATCCGGTAAGCCCCGCCTCGTTGCTCGAAAGAGCAACAAGCACGTCAGGGCGCAGCTGGTGACGGTCGGCCCCGACGGTGACCGCACGCTCGCGTCCGCTCACTCAAGCGACCTGGCCGAGTACGGCTGGGAGGCCCCGACGGGCAACATGCCCTCGGCGTACCTCACCGGTCTGCTGGCCGGGCTTCGCGCACAGGAAGCGGGCGTCGAGGAAGCGGTCCTCGACATCGGCCTCAACACCCCGACCCCCGGATGTAAAGTATTCGCAATACAGGAAGGCGCAATCGACGCCGGCCTCGAAGTCCCGCACAACGACGACGTGCTCGCGGACTGGCAGCGCACGCGCGGTGCCCACATCGCCGAGTACGCCGAGCAGCTGGACGATCCGCTGTACAGCGGCGACTTCGACGCTGCAGACCTCCCGGAACACTTCGACGAGACCCGGGAGACACTACTGGAAGGTGACATCGAACTATGA
- a CDS encoding PH domain-containing protein: MQRTAIRTDGGEQSGDGELLRTNPTTKPTLLRLAVFLLLGLAVVVALQQRPELLGDPEVTNTVGLVVLLVTVLVALRLLVRTVVLVKTTYVVTRDRVEREYQFLFRTRTKGVRFEQVRSHRLNQNRFQNALGFGTITMNLGLGSIRLENVENPERVYNIVRECVRRA, encoded by the coding sequence ATGCAACGAACTGCTATCAGAACCGACGGCGGAGAACAGAGCGGGGACGGGGAGCTACTGCGGACGAACCCGACCACGAAACCGACGCTGCTCAGGCTAGCGGTGTTTCTGCTACTGGGGCTCGCAGTCGTTGTCGCCCTCCAGCAACGGCCGGAACTGCTCGGCGATCCGGAGGTGACGAACACCGTCGGGCTCGTGGTCCTGCTCGTGACCGTGTTGGTCGCGCTCAGACTGCTGGTCCGGACTGTCGTCCTCGTCAAGACGACCTACGTCGTGACCCGCGACCGGGTCGAACGGGAGTACCAGTTCCTCTTCCGGACCCGGACGAAGGGTGTCCGTTTCGAGCAGGTCCGGAGCCACCGGCTGAACCAGAACCGCTTCCAGAATGCCCTGGGGTTCGGGACCATCACGATGAACCTCGGCCTCGGGAGCATCCGACTGGAGAACGTCGAGAACCCCGAACGCGTCTACAACATCGTTCGGGAGTGTGTCCGGCGGGCGTGA
- a CDS encoding DUF7521 family protein encodes MSWLDLLATGSSLVTATLGTVVAILAFQGYRRNDSPTMRALAVGIIAIAVVPYLLASVIAPFVALSDAQALLAATLSHTIGLLAIYRTFDSG; translated from the coding sequence ATGAGCTGGCTCGATCTGCTCGCGACGGGGAGCTCGCTCGTGACCGCAACACTGGGAACCGTCGTCGCTATCCTGGCGTTCCAGGGCTACCGGCGCAACGACAGCCCCACGATGCGAGCGCTCGCGGTCGGCATCATCGCGATCGCGGTCGTCCCGTACCTCCTCGCGTCGGTAATCGCTCCGTTCGTGGCCCTCAGCGACGCACAGGCGTTGCTCGCCGCCACGCTCTCACACACTATCGGGCTGCTCGCGATCTACCGGACGTTCGATTCTGGGTAA
- a CDS encoding 30S ribosomal protein S5 has protein sequence MSADNGWEPKTRLGKKVAEGEIDSMEEALNSGLPLKESEVVDQLVPDLEDEVLDINMVQRMTDSGRRVKFRCVVAVGNRDGLIGYAEGRDDQVGGAIQKAIDIGKLNLINVSRGCGSWECGCGRPHTVALRTKGKAGSVEVELQPAPRGLGLAGGETVRKVLELAGIEDIWTRSSGNTRTTVNFAKATFNALQNTAEARVPQRTFEKREVIE, from the coding sequence ATGAGTGCTGACAACGGCTGGGAACCCAAGACACGCCTGGGCAAGAAGGTTGCCGAGGGCGAGATCGACTCCATGGAGGAGGCGCTGAACTCTGGGCTTCCCCTGAAAGAATCGGAAGTCGTCGACCAGCTCGTTCCCGATCTGGAAGACGAAGTGCTGGACATCAACATGGTCCAGCGGATGACTGACTCCGGCCGGCGTGTGAAGTTCCGCTGTGTCGTCGCCGTGGGCAACCGCGACGGCCTGATCGGCTACGCAGAAGGGCGTGACGATCAGGTCGGCGGGGCGATCCAGAAGGCGATCGACATCGGCAAGCTGAACCTCATCAACGTCTCGCGAGGCTGTGGGTCCTGGGAGTGTGGCTGTGGCCGTCCCCACACGGTCGCGCTGCGCACCAAGGGCAAGGCCGGCAGCGTCGAAGTCGAGCTTCAGCCCGCCCCGCGCGGGCTGGGCCTGGCGGGCGGAGAGACCGTCCGAAAGGTGCTCGAACTCGCCGGGATCGAGGACATCTGGACCCGTTCGTCGGGCAACACTCGTACCACGGTCAACTTCGCGAAGGCGACGTTCAACGCGCTCCAGAACACGGCCGAAGCCCGTGTCCCCCAGCGCACCTTCGAGAAGCGTGAGGTGATCGAGTGA
- a CDS encoding ArsR family transcriptional regulator, with the protein MPSVVGEVRDVDEELLALLDDEYARTILVATREESRSAQALSELCDADDSTIYRRIERLQDRDLLDAHQQLDPNGNHYKTYSARLERVEIEFHDDGVTIDVDRREPAADRFTRLYEEFTG; encoded by the coding sequence ATGCCCTCGGTCGTCGGCGAGGTCCGCGATGTCGACGAAGAGCTCCTCGCTTTGCTCGACGACGAGTACGCCCGGACGATACTCGTCGCGACACGCGAGGAGAGCAGGTCCGCCCAGGCCCTGAGCGAACTCTGTGACGCCGACGACTCGACGATCTATCGCCGGATCGAGCGGTTACAGGACCGGGACCTGCTGGACGCACACCAGCAGCTCGATCCGAACGGGAACCACTACAAGACCTATTCGGCCCGACTCGAACGGGTCGAGATCGAGTTCCACGACGACGGCGTCACCATCGACGTCGACAGACGCGAACCGGCGGCCGACCGGTTCACCAGACTGTACGAGGAGTTCACAGGATGA
- the secY gene encoding preprotein translocase subunit SecY, whose amino-acid sequence MSWKDTAEPLLVRMPAVRRPEGHVPFKRKLLWTAGVLVLYFFLTNVKLFGLDIDASQNIFGRFGSILASGQGSIMQLGIGPIVTASIVLQLLGGADLLGLDTQNDPRDQILYQGLQKLLVLVMICLTGLPMVFAGNFLPPDQAVASTLGVGTTAVQGLIFAQIFVGGVLILFMDEVISKWGVGSGIGLFIVAGVSQRLLGGVLSTPFIGNQSGILHTWFLFATGERAIGPVLAPQGLQTLFVTPGGGRLLALITTILIFAVVVYAESVRVEIPLSNARVKGARGRFPVKLIYASVLPMILVRALQANIQFLGRILCSQVGNTLPFGLGTYGGQCSQPTGGLFYFLAPIQAPGDWMWWLQGATQPIWQILIRIGIDLTFMLVGGAVFAIFWVETTDMGPEATAQQIHNSGMQIPGFRQNVGVIEKVLERYIPQVTVIGGALVGLLAVLANMMGTIGGVSGTGLLLTVSITYKLYEEIAEEQLMEMHPMMRQMFG is encoded by the coding sequence ATGAGTTGGAAGGATACCGCCGAACCACTGCTCGTCCGGATGCCGGCAGTCCGCCGGCCGGAGGGGCACGTCCCGTTCAAACGGAAGCTGCTGTGGACAGCCGGCGTGCTGGTCCTCTACTTCTTCCTGACGAACGTGAAGCTGTTCGGGCTGGACATCGACGCTAGCCAGAACATCTTCGGTCGTTTCGGATCCATCCTTGCCTCCGGGCAAGGGAGCATCATGCAACTGGGCATCGGGCCCATCGTCACGGCGTCGATCGTCCTGCAGTTGCTCGGCGGGGCCGACCTGCTCGGGCTCGACACCCAGAACGACCCCCGTGATCAGATCCTCTATCAGGGCCTCCAGAAGCTGTTGGTGCTGGTGATGATCTGTCTGACCGGGCTGCCGATGGTCTTCGCCGGGAACTTCCTCCCGCCGGACCAGGCGGTCGCGAGCACGCTCGGTGTCGGTACGACGGCCGTGCAGGGGCTGATCTTCGCGCAGATCTTCGTCGGCGGTGTCCTCATCCTGTTCATGGACGAGGTCATCTCCAAGTGGGGCGTCGGCTCCGGTATCGGGCTGTTCATCGTCGCCGGCGTGAGTCAGCGACTGCTCGGTGGAGTGCTCTCGACGCCGTTTATCGGCAACCAGAGCGGCATCCTCCACACCTGGTTCCTGTTCGCGACGGGCGAGCGGGCGATCGGCCCGGTCCTGGCACCACAGGGACTCCAGACGCTGTTTGTCACGCCGGGTGGCGGGCGGCTGCTGGCGCTGATCACGACCATCCTCATCTTCGCGGTGGTCGTCTACGCCGAGTCGGTCCGGGTCGAGATTCCACTCTCGAACGCCCGGGTGAAGGGCGCGCGTGGTCGCTTCCCCGTGAAGCTCATCTACGCCAGCGTCCTGCCGATGATCCTCGTGCGTGCGCTGCAGGCCAACATCCAGTTCCTCGGACGGATCCTCTGTTCCCAGGTCGGGAACACGCTCCCCTTCGGCCTGGGGACCTACGGCGGCCAGTGTAGCCAGCCCACCGGTGGGCTGTTCTACTTCCTGGCACCGATCCAGGCCCCAGGAGACTGGATGTGGTGGCTCCAGGGCGCGACCCAGCCGATCTGGCAGATCCTGATCCGTATCGGGATCGACCTGACGTTCATGCTCGTCGGCGGTGCTGTCTTCGCCATCTTCTGGGTGGAGACCACGGACATGGGGCCGGAAGCGACGGCCCAGCAGATCCACAACTCCGGGATGCAGATCCCCGGGTTCCGACAGAACGTCGGTGTCATCGAGAAAGTGCTGGAACGCTACATCCCCCAGGTCACCGTCATCGGCGGTGCCCTGGTCGGGCTGCTGGCGGTCCTGGCGAACATGATGGGCACCATCGGCGGTGTCTCCGGAACCGGGCTGCTGCTGACGGTCTCGATCACGTACAAACTGTACGAGGAGATCGCCGAGGAGCAGCTCATGGAGATGCACCCGATGATGCGCCAGATGTTCGGGTAA